A window from Vulcanimicrobium alpinum encodes these proteins:
- a CDS encoding alkaline phosphatase family protein, with translation MPNVLRLVSFVAFAALIASSSLAAPQAPAAAQSAPKPAPPAHAAPHNVILFVPDGLRDAIVDPTTAPAMDALRKAGVTFANPHSIFPTFTTANASSMATGHLLGDTGDFSNTIFTGYKVTVAGYSFTPFLENDPVIADVDEHFGGNYLDEMTILQAAHDRGIQTAAIGKLGPVAIFDAADTKGERTIVVDDSTNRVDAGGKPVGRPLPADIAQALQAASGAAQAPTRGANGSSGDAMTPGTTVANVEQQNYFVTAATKVVLPRFKAAGKPFVMVFWSRDPDGTQHNQGDSLGTFTPGINGPTSLAAIKNADDDLRALRTAVHDLGLDATTDIIVSSDHGFSTISKESSTSPSAKFALTGVPAGSLAPGFLALDLAATLGMPVSDPDNGDAVVHPDLEKKYPSRGNGLIGFDSTKPDVVVAANGGSDLIYLPNDKARELAAKIVPFLLAQDYVSGLFADGRLGTLPGTLPLASIALSGTAITPHPAIAVSFRSFASGCAVPVRCTVEVADTNLQQGQGMHGSFSRADTANFTAAVGPDFKRGFVDPAPVSNADVGITIAKILGLTLAAKGTLIGRAFTEAMPGGTVPAFTRGTERSQTPGAGGVITVLRYQRVGTERYFDAAGIPGRTVGL, from the coding sequence CGCAGGCGCCCGCCGCCGCACAAAGCGCGCCGAAGCCGGCGCCCCCGGCGCACGCCGCGCCGCACAACGTAATCCTGTTCGTCCCCGACGGTCTGCGCGACGCGATCGTCGACCCGACGACCGCGCCCGCGATGGACGCACTGCGCAAGGCCGGCGTGACGTTCGCGAACCCGCACTCGATCTTCCCGACCTTCACCACCGCGAACGCCTCGTCGATGGCGACGGGGCATCTGCTCGGCGACACCGGTGATTTCTCGAACACGATCTTCACCGGCTACAAGGTGACCGTTGCGGGCTATTCGTTCACGCCGTTCCTCGAGAACGATCCGGTGATCGCAGACGTCGACGAGCACTTCGGCGGCAACTATCTCGACGAGATGACGATTCTGCAAGCCGCGCACGATCGCGGGATCCAGACCGCCGCGATCGGCAAGCTCGGGCCGGTCGCGATCTTCGACGCGGCGGACACCAAGGGCGAGCGGACGATCGTCGTCGACGATTCGACGAATCGCGTCGACGCCGGCGGCAAGCCCGTGGGACGTCCGCTCCCCGCCGACATCGCGCAGGCGCTGCAAGCCGCGAGCGGCGCGGCGCAAGCGCCGACCCGCGGAGCGAACGGGAGCTCGGGCGACGCGATGACGCCCGGAACGACCGTCGCGAACGTGGAGCAGCAGAACTATTTCGTGACCGCCGCGACGAAGGTCGTGCTCCCGCGCTTCAAGGCCGCCGGCAAACCGTTCGTGATGGTCTTCTGGTCGCGCGATCCCGACGGCACCCAGCACAATCAAGGCGATTCGCTCGGCACGTTCACGCCGGGGATCAACGGACCGACGTCGCTCGCCGCGATCAAGAACGCCGACGACGACCTGCGCGCGCTGCGCACCGCGGTACACGACCTCGGCCTCGACGCAACGACCGACATCATCGTCTCGTCGGACCACGGCTTCTCGACGATCTCGAAGGAGAGCAGCACCTCGCCGTCCGCGAAGTTCGCGCTGACCGGCGTCCCCGCAGGGTCGCTGGCACCCGGCTTCCTCGCGCTCGACCTCGCCGCGACGCTCGGCATGCCGGTCAGCGATCCCGACAACGGCGACGCCGTCGTCCATCCCGATCTCGAGAAGAAATATCCGAGCCGCGGCAACGGCCTGATCGGCTTCGATTCGACGAAGCCCGACGTCGTCGTCGCCGCGAACGGCGGCAGCGATCTCATCTACCTGCCGAACGACAAAGCGCGCGAGCTCGCGGCGAAGATCGTCCCGTTTCTGCTGGCGCAGGACTACGTGAGCGGGCTCTTCGCCGACGGCCGGCTCGGCACGCTCCCCGGCACGCTGCCGCTCGCGTCGATCGCGCTCAGCGGCACGGCGATCACGCCGCATCCCGCAATTGCCGTCAGCTTCCGTTCGTTCGCGAGCGGCTGCGCCGTCCCGGTGCGCTGCACCGTCGAAGTCGCCGACACCAACCTGCAGCAGGGGCAGGGGATGCACGGCTCGTTCAGCCGCGCCGACACGGCGAACTTCACCGCCGCGGTCGGCCCGGATTTCAAACGCGGCTTCGTCGATCCGGCGCCCGTGTCGAATGCCGACGTCGGGATCACGATCGCGAAGATCCTCGGGCTGACGCTCGCTGCCAAAGGGACGTTGATCGGGCGCGCGTTCACCGAAGCGATGCCGGGCGGCACGGTGCCGGCGTTTACGCGCGGAACGGAACGTTCGCAGACGCCGGGAGCCGGCGGTGTGATAACCGTCCTTCGCTATCAGCGCGTCGGGACGGAGCGCTACTTCGACGCGGCCGGCATCCCCGGCCGCACGGTCGGACTCTGA